In one window of Orcinus orca chromosome 17, mOrcOrc1.1, whole genome shotgun sequence DNA:
- the LOC125961587 gene encoding UDP-N-acetylglucosamine--peptide N-acetylglucosaminyltransferase 110 kDa subunit-like, translated as MASSVGNVADSTEPTKRMLSFQGLAELVHREYQAGDFEAAERHCMQLWRQEPDNTGVLLLLSSLHFQCQRLDRSAHFSTLAIKQNPLLAEAYSNLGNVYKERGQLQEAIEHYRHALHLKPDFIDGYINLAAALVAAGDMEGAVQAYVSALQCNPDLYCVRSDLGNLLKALGRLEGAKACYLKAMETQPNFAVAWSNLGCVFNVQGEIWLAIHHFEKAVTLDPNFLDPYINIGNVLKEARIFDRAVAAYLCALSLSPNHAVVHANLACVYYEQGLMDLAVDTYRRAIELQPHFPDAYCNLANALEEKGSVAEAEECYNTALRLCPTHADSLNNLANIKGDQGNFEEAVRLYCKALEVFPEFAVAHSNLASVLQQQGKLQEALMHYKEAVRISPTFADAYCNMGDTLKEMQDVQGALQCYTRAIQINPALADAHSNLASIHKYSGNIPEAIASYRTALKLEPDFPDAYCDLAHCLQIVCDWTDYDERMKKLVSIVAGQLEKNRLPSVQPHHSMLYPLSHGFRKAIAESHGNLCLDEISVLHKPPYEHPKDLKLSDGRLRVGYVSSDFGNHPTSHLMQSIPGMHNPDKFEVFCYALSPDDGTNFRAKVMAEAHHFIDLSQIPCNGKAADRIHQDGIHILVNMNGYTRGARNEVFALRPAPIQAMWLGYPGTSGVLFMDYIITDQETSPAEVAEQYSEKLAYMPHTFFIGDHANMFPHLKKKAVIDFKSNGRIYDNRIVLNGIDLKAFLDSLPDVQIVEMKCPDGGDNADSSNTALNMPVIPMNTIAEAVIEMINRGQIQITINGFSLSNGLATTQINIKAATGEEVPRTIIVTTRSQYGLPEDAIVYCNFNQLYKIDPSTLQMCANILKRVPNSVLWLLRFPAVGEPNIQQYAQNMGLPQKRIIFSPVAPKEEHVRRGQLADVCLDTPLCNGHTTGMDVLWSGTPVVTMPGETLASRVAASQLTCLGCLELIAQNRQEYEDIAVKLGTDLEYLKKIRGKVWKQRTSSPLFNTKQYTMDLERLYLQMWEHYAAGNKPDHMIKPVEVTESA; from the coding sequence cgtatgctttccttccaagggttagcTGAGTTGGTACATCGAGAGTATCAGGCAGgagattttgaggcagctgagagacactgcatgcagctgtggagacaagagccagacaatactggagtacttttattactttcatctctacacttccagtgtcaaaggctggacagatctgcccactttagtactctggcaattaaacagaaccctcttctggcagaagcctattcgaatttggggaatgtgtacaaggaaagagggcagttgcaggaagcgattgagcattaccggcatgcattgcatctcaaaccagatttcatcgatggttatattaacctggcagccgctttggtagcagcaggcgacatggaaggggcagtacaagcttacgtctctgctcttcagtgcaatcctgatttgtactgtgttcgcagtgacctggggaacctgctcaaagccctgggtcgcttggaaggagccaaggcatgttatttgaaagcaatggagacgcaaccgaactttgcagtagcttggagtaatcttggctgtgttttcaatgtacaaggggagatttggcttgcaattcatcactttgaaaaggctgtcacccttgaccccaattttctggatCCTTATATCAATATAGGAAATGTCTTGAAAGAGGCAcggatttttgacagagctgtggcagcttacctttgtgccctaagcttgagcccaaatcatgcagtggtaCATGCCAACCTGGCTTGTGTATACTATGAGCAAGGCCTGATGGATCTGGCAGTAGACACCTACAGGCGAGCTATTGaattgcaaccacatttccctgatgcttactgcaacctagccaacgctctggaagagaagggcagtgttgccgaagcagaagagtgttataatacagctctgcggctgtgtcccacccatgcagactctctgaataacctagccaatatcaaaggagaccagggaaactttgaagaggcagttcgcttgtattgtaaagcattagaagtcttcccagagtttgctgttgcccattcaaatttagcaagtgtattgcagcagcagggaaaactgcaggaagctctgatgcattataaggaggctgttcgaatcagtcctacctttgctgatgcctactgtaacatgggagacactctaaaggagatgcaggatgttcagggagccttgcagtgttacactcgtgccattcagattaaccctgcacttgcggatgcccacagcaatctggcttccattcacaagtattcagggaatattccagaagcaattgcttcttatcgcactgctctgaagcttgaacctgattttcctgacgcttattgtgatttggctcattgcctgcagattgtctgtgattggacagactatgatgagcgaatgaagaagttggtcagcattgtggctggccagctggagaagaataggttgccttctgtgcagcctcatcatagtatgctctatcctctttctcatggcttcaggaaggctattgctgagagccatgggaacctctgcttggatgagatcagtgtccttcataaaccaccgtacgaacatccaaaagacttgaagctcagtgatggtcgactgcgtgtaggatacgtgagttctgactttgggaatcatcctacttctcatcttatgcagtctattccaggcatgcacaatcctgataaatttgaggtattctgttatgccctgagcccagatgatggcacaaacttccgagcgaaggtgatggcagaagcccatcatttcattgatctttctcagattccatgcaatgggaaagcagctgatcgcatccatcaagatggtatacacatccttgtaaatatgaatggttataccaggggtgctcgaaatgaagtctttgctctcaggccagctcctattcaggcaatgtggctgggctaccctgggaccagtggcgtgcttttcatggattatatcatcactgatcaggaaacttcacctgctgaagttgctgagcagtattctgagaaactggcttatatgccccatactttctttattggtgatcatgctaatatgttccctcacctgaagaagaaggcagtcatcgattttaagtccaatgggcgcatttatgacaatcggattgtgctgaatggcatcgacctcaaagcatttcttgatagtctcccagatgtgcagattgtcgagatgaaatgtcctgatggaggagacaacgcagacagcagtaatacggctcttaatatgcctgtcattcctatgaatactattgcagaggcagttattgaaatgattaacagaggacaaattcagataacaattaatggattcagtcttagcaatggactggcaactacccagatcaacattaaggctgccactggagaggaggttccccgtaccattattgtaaccacacgttctcagtacgggttaccggaagatgccattgtgtactgtaacttcaatcagttatataaaattgacccatctactttgcagatgtgcgcaaatattctgaagcgtgttcccaatagtgtactgtggctgttgcgttttccagcagtaggagaacctaatattcaacagtatgcacaaaatatgggccttccccagaagcgtatcattttttcacctgttgctcctaaagaggaacatgttcggagaggccagctggctgatgtctgcttggacactccactctgtaatggacacaccacagggatggatgtcctttggtcagggacacccgtggtgactatgccaggagagactcttgcttcccgagttgcagcttcccagctcacttgtttaggctgtcttgagcttattgctcaaaatagacaagaatatgaagacatagctgtgaaactgggaactgatctagaatacctgaagaaaattcgtggcaaagtctggaagcagagaacatctagccctctgttcaacaccaaacaatacacaatggacctagagcggctctatctacagatgtgggagcattacgcagctggcaacaaacctgatcacatgattaagcctgttgaagtcactgagtcggcctaa